From Streptomyces sp. NBC_00683, one genomic window encodes:
- a CDS encoding shikimate dehydrogenase, with product MSTPRRAAVLGSPIAHSLSPALHRAAYAELGLDDWSYDRFDVDEAALPGFVEGLDASWAGLSLTMPLKRAIIPLLDGISETAASVEAVNTVVFTEDGRRVGDNTDIPGMIAALHERGVEKVESAAVLGAGATASSAVAALAAICTGPVTVYVRSRERGDEMRGWGDRLGVDVRVADWTSAGEALRAPLVIATTPAGTTDALAGAVPDAPGTLFDVLYEPWPTALAARWSAAEGTVVAGLDLLVHQAVLQVEQMTGRGPGPLAAMRVAGEEALAAREH from the coding sequence GTGAGTACCCCCAGACGCGCGGCCGTCCTCGGCTCGCCGATCGCCCATTCGCTCTCCCCGGCACTGCACCGGGCCGCGTACGCGGAGCTCGGCCTCGACGACTGGTCGTACGACCGGTTCGACGTGGACGAGGCCGCACTCCCCGGGTTCGTCGAGGGCCTGGACGCCTCCTGGGCGGGACTCTCCCTGACCATGCCGCTCAAGCGGGCGATCATCCCGCTGCTCGACGGGATCAGTGAGACGGCCGCCTCGGTCGAGGCGGTCAACACCGTCGTGTTCACCGAGGACGGCCGCCGGGTCGGCGACAACACCGACATCCCCGGAATGATCGCGGCCCTGCACGAACGCGGAGTCGAGAAGGTGGAGTCCGCCGCCGTCCTCGGCGCCGGAGCGACCGCGTCCTCGGCCGTCGCCGCACTCGCCGCGATCTGCACCGGACCGGTCACCGTCTACGTCCGCAGCAGGGAACGCGGCGACGAGATGCGCGGCTGGGGCGACCGCCTCGGCGTCGATGTCCGGGTCGCGGACTGGACATCGGCGGGGGAGGCGCTGCGGGCCCCGCTGGTGATCGCCACGACCCCGGCCGGCACCACGGACGCTCTGGCCGGTGCGGTACCGGATGCCCCGGGCACTCTGTTCGACGTGCTCTACGAGCCGTGGCCGACCGCGCTCGCCGCTCGCTGGTCAGCAGCGGAAGGGACCGTGGTCGCGGGTCTCGATCTTCTCGTCCATCAGGCAGTCCTCCAGGTGGAGCAGATGACCGGG